A stretch of DNA from Lotus japonicus ecotype B-129 chromosome 4, LjGifu_v1.2:
GTCCTAGATCTTGATAGTAGAATTATAATATCACTACTCTTTCACTTCAACATTTtatcaacttctgaacttataTCCCAAAAATTCAAAAGATATCACCAATTCGCCAAAATCATCAAGAGTAAAGAAGAACATGCAATATTCTCCACCCATTCAAGAAACTTTAGAGGGTCTTTCCGAACAAATAACTTTCttgtaattaaaatttatactaACGCCGTGATTGGAGTCTAACTTACCTAACACTAGATTAATACTTTGTGCTAAGAACATGCAATATTAAATACACATTTAGTTATTCACTCACATAAGTGCAGAAGGAAACAAAAAAGTGAAACTTCTTTTGTATATGGATTAAAGGTCAGTTCACATGACATTAAAACCGCTATCCAAAATGAGTTGCAATTAAGATCTTAATCAATTTCATTTGTACAGAAGCAAAATCAGCCAACAAATCAGATGCCAACAAATCATTGATTCTCTGACATTGCCCTTTCGGATTCCAAATCTGAGTACTACTCTGTCTGTGTAGACTATGGACTGGTTAACAAATACACTACTACTTGTTTTGATATGAACTAATTGTGTGCCAAAAATGGAGACATATAGGACCATAGTCAATCTCTGATTACAATCTAGACTTCTTTGAGCATAAAGTGGAAGGTGATAGTGGAGAGACTAGTGATGATGATGGATCACATGGATTTGACATTGGTGAGAATGTGTTTGATAGAGATGGCCTGCAACTACTGCAATCATCAGATCGATTCCTTTTGTGAGATCTTTTCTCCCCTTTCTTCACTTCACCGCTCATTATGAAATCTCTTAAGCGTCTCACATCTGATAACTTGACGGGCTTTAACAGAAAATCCTCTGCTCCTTCCTCCAAGCACCTGATCATGATAAGTAATGATAAACTATTAACAAACAGGCCTAGAAATACTTGACACGTAACATCAAATAACATTGATCATCATGATTGCCAGGTAAAGAATATTCTGTACTATTTTATTGATCTGTCTTCAAATTTGGGTTTATAATTATATCAACAAAAGCATGCCTTATAAGTTGTTACAAATAAAATGTACAACTTTATTGtagttatgatttgattatGCAAGTTGTTGCCATGCCAATAAGGTCTTTGTGAAATCTGTTGACCATTAGATGAATGAGAATTTGGAATTCAACAAGCTTCTACTAAGGTGGGGATCCAAGATTGCAAGTGAAGTGTAACATGTTCGCTTGAAATCTTAGGATATGAATTCACTATGGTGGGTTTCTAAAATTCATGAGGTCAACAAATCCGAGTCCCTCGATCTCGATTGGTTATCTCAGATGTTAAGACATGTATACCATTTTAATTTTGATGAAAAATATGAGCTATCGGACAGCCTAAATTTCTTGAATGCGTGAACACAGATATGCTTGTAGGGAACCTGAATCCGAAATCTTGGAccataacttatgaataagctaCTTAGGTTAGAACCAGGTTAATATTACGAAACTATGAAACTCTAGATGAGACTCAATCATTCAATCTCCAAATATGCATGTTTTTCAAAGGAAGTATCAGATTGTAGATGCACAATCATATAGCACCATCCAAAATGCAAATGTCAACAGAAAAATAAGAATCTCTTAGAAGAGATCAGTGGTGAAAAAACAATTCTCTACCAATAATCACATCAGAACCAAATGGAGGAGTAATTTTACCTATCAATTCGAGTCAAGATATTCTCTGATGACATGACCACCACTGGAATCTCTCTAAAAGCAGAAGACTCCTGCTGAAATCAACACAAGAGTGTAAAAGTTAAGAATCAATTCAACTCCCTATTAACTGTATACAATTTAAAAATCAACTCCAAAATGCAACACAAAATCACAAACAGAACTCTCTGCTCAACAATTCAACAGAGGAAGGAAACTCAACAACACATAATCAATCAAAATCAATGACTAAGCTGCTGCAAAAAAAGCATCTCCTAAgagaaaaaatagaaagaaaaaataacaaaCACCCACCTTGATTTTCTTGAGCAATTCATACCCTGTCATCCCAGGCATGGAATAATCCGTCATTATGAGATTAACCTTCACACCCTGCATCCATAACcaatcaaacaacaacaacataagCACCTATAACAATTCCACCAAATTCCTAACATCCAAACACAGTTAACAATCATAGAGCAGAATTCACTCACATCAAACCCAATAGAACTGTTCTCTTCTCCATCCAACCCCAAATACTGAAGAGCACGTGTTCCACTATCCACCACCGTCACTGCAAACAAAAAACAGCTTCAGAAATCAATCCCAATTGTAACAACATCGACATAAACCAAATTGGAACGCACAGAAACTCGCTATTGTTACCTTTGCAAGAA
This window harbors:
- the LOC130714899 gene encoding two-component response regulator ARR5 isoform X1, whose amino-acid sequence is MGATATGEVFRRVLEDSDELHVLAVDDSLVDRKVIERLLKISSCKVTVVDSGTRALQYLGLDGEENSSIGFDGVKVNLIMTDYSMPGMTGYELLKKIKQESSAFREIPVVVMSSENILTRIDRCLEEGAEDFLLKPVKLSDVRRLRDFIMSGEVKKGEKRSHKRNRSDDCSSCRPSLSNTFSPMSNPCDPSSSLVSPLSPSTLCSKKSRL
- the LOC130714899 gene encoding two-component response regulator ARR5 isoform X2; this translates as MGATATGEVFRRVLEDSDELHVLAVDDSLVDRKVIERLLKISSCKVTVVDSGTRALQYLGLDGEENSSIGFDGVKVNLIMTDYSMPGMTGYELLKKIKESSAFREIPVVVMSSENILTRIDRCLEEGAEDFLLKPVKLSDVRRLRDFIMSGEVKKGEKRSHKRNRSDDCSSCRPSLSNTFSPMSNPCDPSSSLVSPLSPSTLCSKKSRL